In Bradyrhizobium paxllaeri, the genomic stretch CCCCCCTTCTTTTCCATCTGATCGTAGACCGCCTGGGCGACCTGGGTCAGCCGTCCTCGGTCGGCGCCGGTGGACACTACGGCATAGACCACGCCGTCATCGGCCCAGAACAGCGTGCTTTCCTTGCCTTCCGCCGCGAATCGCATCTGCGTCGCCTCGGCAGCGGATTTGGCGGTGTAGATCGTGAAACGCTCGCCCGAGGCGCTCTCATACATCATGAAGGACGCCGGGCCGGCGGAACTCGGCAACAGCCGCCCGCCGACCAGCTTCAATCCGGCATTCGTCAGTTCGGGCGCACGCACGATCCAGCCGCAGCGCTTGGTCAGCCATTGCTGCAGATGACTGCGCTCGCTGCCTGGCACCTCGACGGGATGCCGCACTTCCACGACGTAAAGCCGGTGCGCTTCGATCGCATGCACCGTGAAATTCTGAAGAACGGACGGTGCTGCCGTCGCGCCGCGCGCGAGCCAGCCAACGCCGCCGCCGACGATGAACGCCGCTAGCGTCGCCGCGACCGCGCCGTACACCCATTTGCGCGGCTGTTGCACCAGCCGCTCGATCTCGAGCCGCTTCGGCACCGCCTCGTCGATGACGGAATCGTATCTGGCATGCAGTACTTCCGCCATCGCTTGCCACGACTGCACCCGCGCGGCATCGTCGGGATGCGCGGCGAGCCACGCCTCGACATCGCCGCGGCGTTCCGCCGGCAGCTCGTTGTCGACGTAAGCATGCAGCTCGTCTTCGGTGACGGGAATGTTGCGATCGGTCATTGTCGTCGTCTCTGCCTGATCCTGCTCTGTCTATCCATCACGCGTTTCATGCGCCTTCATTTCACCCGCCGCAGCGTCGTGCGCTCGCCTTCCAGCGAAGCTTTCACATGGGCGCGGGCGCGGGCAAGCCGGGACATTACGGTGCCGATCGGCACGCCCTGGATGTCGGCGACCTCGCGGTAGCTCAGTCCTTCCAGCATCACCAGCAGCAGCACCGAGCGCTGCTCTTCCACCAGCGTCGAAAGTGCGCGCGCGATGTCGCGGCCTTCCGCCTCGGTGCCGCTGGCGTCCGGGTTGTTGTCCAGCAGCGGCATGAATTGCGGCCGCCGCGCCAGCGATCGGCGCCGGTTCTTGTTCAGATTGGTCAGGATCGTATAGAGCCAGCTCCTGACGTCGCCGCCAAGAAACAGCCGCTCCGAACGCAACGCACGCACCAGCGTATCCTGCACCAGATCGTCGGCGATGTCGGCGTCGCGCGCCAGCGCTCGCGCATAACGGCGGAGCGCCGGAATCATGGCCTCGACACTTTGACGAAACGCGCTCATCGGCACCAGATTGCAAGAGTCATGAGGCGCGAACGCCTTACCGAACATAACACCCAATTGACGTATCTATTCCAGCCATTGGGCGCGCGGCAAACAGCGTTAATCGAAGGCGATTTGGGCTCGACCGCGCCGGAGTGCTGGTGTACCTCCCAAGCGCGTCGCCGGCATGAAGCGCCCCGACGCGCCTGACCTCTCTCTCCAATTCGCTAGCCGAAGGAATAGCCTGATAGTCCGATGCCTGCGCCCGTGATCTACTACATCCGCCATGGCGAGACGTCGTGGAACGCTGAAGGCAGGCTGCAGGGCACGCAGGACATTGCGCTGAACGATCTCGGCCGCAGGCAGGCCGCGCATGCCGGGAATGTGCTGGCCGATCTGTTCGCGCGCGAGGGCCGCGACAAGTCCGCGCTGCCGTTCGTCGCAAGCCCGCTTGGCCGGGCGCGAGCGACGATGGAATTGGTGCGCGGCGCGCTGGAGCTTCCCAGAAACGGATATGCGCTCGACGATCGCCTGCGCGAGATCGGCTACGGCGTCTGGGAGGGCTCGACGCTTGCTGAGATGCAGGCGGCCGATCCCGTGCTGTATGCCAAGCGGCTGACGGCGAAATGGACCATGGCGCCGGAAGGCGGCGAGACCTATGCCGAGGTGCAGGCGCGGATGCGCGACTGGTACGATTCCGTGAAGGGCGACACCGTTGCGGTCGCCCATGGCGGCACCGCACGGGCGCTGATGGTGGCGCTCGGCATCGAGACGCCGCAAAGCGCCGCCGACCTCCTGATCGAGCAGGGCGCCGTCTACGTGTTCCGCGAGGGGGGCTTGCGGAAATATAGTTAAGGGCGGCGTTATGAACGCCGTCATTCCGGGGCGATGCGCAGCATCGAACCCGGAATCTCGAGATTCCGGGTCTGGTCCTTCGGACCATCCCGGAATGACGGTTAGCGGTTTGACCACAGGGTCCCCCCGCGTTACGACACAAGTCAGAACTGACTTACTTTAGCGAGCAAATACGGCATCATGTCCCACAACACCTTCGGCCACCTCTTCCGTGTCACGACCTTCGGCGAAAGCCACGGGGTGGCGATCGGCTGCGTGGTCGATGGCTGCCCGCCGCTGATCCCGCTGACAGCCGAGGACATCCAGCACGATCTCGACCGCCGCCGTCCGGGACAATCGCGCTTCACCACCCAGCGCCAGGAGCCTGATACGGTCAAAATCCTGTCCGGGGTGATGGCGCATCCCGAAACCGGCGTGCAGGTGACGACGGGAACGCCGATCGCGCTGCTGATCGAGAACACCGACCAGCGCTCCAAGGACTATTCCGAGATCAAGGACAAGTTTCGCCCCGGCCATGCCGACTTCACCTATGAGGCCAAATACGGCCTTCGTGACTACCGCGGCGGCGGCCGCTCGTCGGCGCGCGAGACCGCAACGCGCGTCGCGGCCGGCGCCATCGCGCGAAAGATCCTGCCTGATGTAAAGGTGCGCGGCGCGCTGGTGCAGATCGGCCCGCACAAGATCGATCGCGAGAAATGGGATTGGGACGAGATCGCGCGCAACCCGTTCTTCTGCCCGGACAAGGACTCGGCGGCGTTTTACGAGACCTATCTCGACGGCATCCGCAAGAGCGGCTCCTCGATCGGCGCCGTCATCGAAGTGGTCGCTGAAGGCGTGCCGGCGGGATGGGGCGCGCCGATCTATGCCAAGCTCGACGGCGAATTGGCCGCCGCGATGATGAGCATCAATGCGGTGAAGGGCGTCGAGATCGGCGCGGGTTTTGGCGCGGCCGAATTGTCGGGAGAGGAAAACGCCGACGAGATGCGCACCGGCAATGACGGCACGCGCTTCCTGTCCAACAATGCCGGCGGCGTGCTCGGCGGCATCTCCACCGGCCAGCCGGTGGTGGTGCGCTTTGCGGTGAAGCCGACTTCGTCGATCCTGTCGCCGCGCAAGACGGTGGATCGCTCGGGCGCCGACACCGACATCATGACCAAGGGCCGCCACGATCCCTGCGTCGGCATCCGCGCCGTGCCGGTGGGCGAGGCGATGATGGCCTGCGTGCTGGCCGATCACTTCCTGCGCCATCGCGGGCAGGTCGGCGGATAAGGCCCGGCCTCCCTCACTGCATCGCGTCTGCGATCTTTTCCGCCGACATCAGGACCGGGACATTGGTGTTGGCGCACGGCACCACCGGGAAGATCGACGCGTCGACCACGCGCAAACCCTGTACGCCCCTGACGCGGCCTTGCGTGTCGACAACCGCCATCGGATCATCAGCCGCGCCCATCCGGCATGAGCAGGAGGCGTGCCAGACGCCGATCGCGGCCTTGCGCACGAAGGCTTCGAGCGCCTCGTCGTCGCGCATCACCTGCTCGAACGAAAAGCCTTCGACGATGAAGTTGTCGATCATGTAGTGCCGCAGCGCCGCCGGTCCGTCCATCAGCGTTGCGGCAATGGCGGTGAGGATCTTGTTCCTGGTGTTGACCACGCCGATCTTGCGCACGCGATCGGAATACGAGGCCGGGAACGGCTTGTCAGTGACGGCCTTGAGCGGCGCGCTCATCTGCAGCGCCGCCATCTTGCGGAAGCCGCTCATCAGACGGTCAAGATCGCGCCGGTCGGACAACAGGTTGAACTCGACAATGGGTTCTGTTCGCGGGTCGCGCGAAGCGAGCTTGACCTGCCCGGTCTCCGAATAGGTCTTGTTGACGAAGGTGAGCAGCGAGGCGATCTGCTCGCCGACCGAATGCCAGGCCGATTTGGTGAGAACGGCGACGAACATATCGCCGGCGGGGGTGCCCGGAAGCCCTGAGGAGTAGCGCAGCCCCATCTGGATGTGGCGTCTGGTGTGTTCGTTCATGCGCGCGCCACGGCGGACAAAGGACGACAGCGCGATCGAGGGATGATCCATCAGACGCTGGCCGACGCCCGCGAGGCCCATCAGGACCGGAATGCCCATCTCCTTCAGATGCCCGACCGGCCCGATGCCGGCGCGCAAGAGATGCGCCGGCGAGTGTATGGCGCCGCAGGAGAGGATGACCTCGTGGCCGCGGAACTCCTGTTCCCTTCCATCGACCAGCGCCTTCACGCCGACGCATTGCGTGCCCTCGAACAGCAACTCCTTCACCACCGTGTTGGTCGAGATGGTCAGGTTGGCGCGCTTGCGTGTCTCGCGATCGAGGTAGCCCATTGCGGCCGAGACGCGTTGCTCGTCCTGATTGGAGTGCGTCACCGGAAAGTAGCCGTCGACGAACTCGCCATTCTGGTCGGGCAGGAAGGCAAAGCCGGCGAGCTTGCAGGCCTCGCCCATCGCTTGCGAATGGCCCGTCCAATGCTGCTGCGGAATGCGGCGGATGGGGATGCGACCGTCCTTGCCGTGGTACGGTCCGTCGAAATCGAGGTCGCGCTCGACCTTCTTGAAATAGGGCAGCACGTCCTTCCAGTTCCAGCCGGTGGCGCCGCGGGCTTCCCACTCCGCGTAATCGGTCGGCGCGCCGCGGTTGGCCATCTGGCCGTTGATGGAGGACCCGCCACCCAGTACGCGTGCCTGCTCGTATTTGCGGAGCGGCGGACGGCTCTCATCGGGATTGTTGTGGCTCACGACCTGGGTCGTGACCTTGAGTTCGGTCCAGTGGAAGCGCGGATCGAAATAGGCGAGCCCCGAATAGCTGTCGCGGATCTCGGGCGGCTCGTTGCCGGGCGGCGTGTCCTGGCCGGCTTCACAGAGCAGGACCTTGTTGGCGTTTTTGGCGGAGAGCCGGTGCGCCATGACCGAGCCTGCTGATCCGCCGCCGACGATGATGAAATCGTACACTTCTGCGTTTCCCCCTGTTTGTACGGTGAAACTAACGCGCTTCCGTCGTCCGGTCAGCAGCCTCGCGCGCAATGCAGCGATGTGCGTCTTGACGTTTCAGGGCGTTGCGCGGCAAATGCTGAGGTCATGAACGTCGCAGAACTGCAGAAGCTGACCGACTGGCTGATTGACGGCGGCAGGTCGGCGACCAGCCCGACCCGGTTTATGGCCGAGTGCTGCGAACGGATGGTCGCGGCAGGGCTGCCGCTGTGGCGCGTCGGCGTCTTCGTCCGCACGCTGCACCCTGAGATCTACGGACGCAATTTCATCTGGAGGCCGGGCGCCGAGGTCGAGCTGGGTACGGTCGATTATCATATCCTGGAGTCACCGGATTTTCACAACAGTCCGCTGAAGATCGTTTTCCAGCAGGGGCTGGAAGTCCGGGTCCGTGTTGACGATCCCGCAAGCAAGCGCTTTCCGATCATCGACGATCTGCGCGCCGAAGGCGCCACCGATTATGTCGCGCTGCCGCTGCCCTTCATTGGTGGCACTGTGAACGCATCGAGCTGGACCACCAAACAGCCGGGCGGGTTCACGGATGAACAATTGGCGGCGCTGCGGAGCCTCGCGAAGCCACTGGCGCGGGTGGTCGAGATCATCAGCCTGAACCGCATGGCGGCAAGCTTGCTCGATACCTACGTTGGCAACAGTGCGGGCGAGCGGATCATGGGCGGCCAGATCAGGCGCGGCCACACCGAGACGATGAATGCCGCGATCTGGCTGTCCGATCTGCGCGGCTTCACAGCGCTGTCGGACCGGCTGCCGGCCGAGACTGTCGTCGACATTCTGAACCAGTATTTCGATTGCCAGGTTGCCGCGATCAAGAATCATGGCGGCGATGTGCTGAAATATATGGGCGACGGCCTGCTCGCGGTGTTCCCGATCGATGAATATGTCGGCGACGAGCAAAAGGTCTGCTCGCATGTGCTGGAGGCCGCCCACGAATCCCGCGCCAGCGTCGCCAACTTGAACTACCCGATCGGCGATGCGGTCGAAAAATTTCGTTTTGGCGTCGCCC encodes the following:
- a CDS encoding RNA polymerase sigma factor; amino-acid sequence: MSAFRQSVEAMIPALRRYARALARDADIADDLVQDTLVRALRSERLFLGGDVRSWLYTILTNLNKNRRRSLARRPQFMPLLDNNPDASGTEAEGRDIARALSTLVEEQRSVLLLVMLEGLSYREVADIQGVPIGTVMSRLARARAHVKASLEGERTTLRRVK
- a CDS encoding anti-sigma factor family protein, encoding MTDRNIPVTEDELHAYVDNELPAERRGDVEAWLAAHPDDAARVQSWQAMAEVLHARYDSVIDEAVPKRLEIERLVQQPRKWVYGAVAATLAAFIVGGGVGWLARGATAAPSVLQNFTVHAIEAHRLYVVEVRHPVEVPGSERSHLQQWLTKRCGWIVRAPELTNAGLKLVGGRLLPSSAGPASFMMYESASGERFTIYTAKSAAEATQMRFAAEGKESTLFWADDGVVYAVVSTGADRGRLTQVAQAVYDQMEKKGG
- the aroC gene encoding chorismate synthase; the protein is MSHNTFGHLFRVTTFGESHGVAIGCVVDGCPPLIPLTAEDIQHDLDRRRPGQSRFTTQRQEPDTVKILSGVMAHPETGVQVTTGTPIALLIENTDQRSKDYSEIKDKFRPGHADFTYEAKYGLRDYRGGGRSSARETATRVAAGAIARKILPDVKVRGALVQIGPHKIDREKWDWDEIARNPFFCPDKDSAAFYETYLDGIRKSGSSIGAVIEVVAEGVPAGWGAPIYAKLDGELAAAMMSINAVKGVEIGAGFGAAELSGEENADEMRTGNDGTRFLSNNAGGVLGGISTGQPVVVRFAVKPTSSILSPRKTVDRSGADTDIMTKGRHDPCVGIRAVPVGEAMMACVLADHFLRHRGQVGG
- a CDS encoding adenylate/guanylate cyclase domain-containing protein codes for the protein MNVAELQKLTDWLIDGGRSATSPTRFMAECCERMVAAGLPLWRVGVFVRTLHPEIYGRNFIWRPGAEVELGTVDYHILESPDFHNSPLKIVFQQGLEVRVRVDDPASKRFPIIDDLRAEGATDYVALPLPFIGGTVNASSWTTKQPGGFTDEQLAALRSLAKPLARVVEIISLNRMAASLLDTYVGNSAGERIMGGQIRRGHTETMNAAIWLSDLRGFTALSDRLPAETVVDILNQYFDCQVAAIKNHGGDVLKYMGDGLLAVFPIDEYVGDEQKVCSHVLEAAHESRASVANLNYPIGDAVEKFRFGVALHVGRILYGNIGGGNRLDFTCIGPAVNLAARLEKIASQLKRTVVASEGFAGICRGGWSDLGEFPVAGFSKAARVYGLADETSAA
- a CDS encoding histidine phosphatase family protein, whose protein sequence is MPAPVIYYIRHGETSWNAEGRLQGTQDIALNDLGRRQAAHAGNVLADLFAREGRDKSALPFVASPLGRARATMELVRGALELPRNGYALDDRLREIGYGVWEGSTLAEMQAADPVLYAKRLTAKWTMAPEGGETYAEVQARMRDWYDSVKGDTVAVAHGGTARALMVALGIETPQSAADLLIEQGAVYVFREGGLRKYS
- a CDS encoding GMC family oxidoreductase, which produces MYDFIIVGGGSAGSVMAHRLSAKNANKVLLCEAGQDTPPGNEPPEIRDSYSGLAYFDPRFHWTELKVTTQVVSHNNPDESRPPLRKYEQARVLGGGSSINGQMANRGAPTDYAEWEARGATGWNWKDVLPYFKKVERDLDFDGPYHGKDGRIPIRRIPQQHWTGHSQAMGEACKLAGFAFLPDQNGEFVDGYFPVTHSNQDEQRVSAAMGYLDRETRKRANLTISTNTVVKELLFEGTQCVGVKALVDGREQEFRGHEVILSCGAIHSPAHLLRAGIGPVGHLKEMGIPVLMGLAGVGQRLMDHPSIALSSFVRRGARMNEHTRRHIQMGLRYSSGLPGTPAGDMFVAVLTKSAWHSVGEQIASLLTFVNKTYSETGQVKLASRDPRTEPIVEFNLLSDRRDLDRLMSGFRKMAALQMSAPLKAVTDKPFPASYSDRVRKIGVVNTRNKILTAIAATLMDGPAALRHYMIDNFIVEGFSFEQVMRDDEALEAFVRKAAIGVWHASCSCRMGAADDPMAVVDTQGRVRGVQGLRVVDASIFPVVPCANTNVPVLMSAEKIADAMQ